A single window of Pseudomonas lijiangensis DNA harbors:
- the murD gene encoding UDP-N-acetylmuramoyl-L-alanine--D-glutamate ligase, whose translation MSLIVSDRFRIVVGLGKSGMSLVRFLANRGVAFAVADTRENPPELATLRRDYPQVEVRCGELDVEFLCRADELYVSPGLALATPALQEAHARGVKMSGDIDLFARYAKAPIIAITGSNAKSTVTTLVGEMAQAAGKRVAVGGNLGMPALDLLSDDVELYVMELSSFQLETTHELNAEVATVLNVSEDHMDRYSGLPAYHLAKHRIFRGARQVVVNRQDALSRPLIGEGLPCWTFGLTKPDFNGFGLREENGEKYLAFQFDNLMPVRELKVRGAHNQANALAALALGHAVGLPFDAMLSSLRAFTGLEHRCQWVRELAGVHYYNDSKATNVGAALAAIEGLGADIAGKLVLIAGGDGKGADFSGLRAAVAAHCRAVILLGRDAELIAQALGDAAPLVRVSTLEESVQRSAELAQEGDAVLLSPACASLDMFKNYEERGRLFAQAVEGLS comes from the coding sequence GTGTCTTTGATCGTTTCCGACCGCTTCCGTATCGTTGTCGGTCTAGGCAAGAGTGGCATGTCCCTGGTTCGCTTCCTGGCGAACCGGGGCGTCGCCTTTGCCGTGGCCGATACTCGGGAGAATCCTCCGGAGCTTGCGACCTTGCGTCGCGACTACCCGCAGGTGGAAGTGCGTTGTGGCGAGCTGGACGTAGAGTTTCTCTGCCGTGCCGACGAGCTGTATGTCAGCCCCGGTCTGGCCCTTGCGACTCCAGCCTTGCAAGAGGCTCATGCCCGTGGCGTCAAGATGTCCGGTGATATTGATCTGTTCGCGCGTTACGCGAAGGCGCCGATCATTGCAATCACCGGCTCCAATGCGAAAAGCACCGTGACCACCCTGGTGGGCGAGATGGCCCAGGCCGCAGGCAAGCGCGTTGCAGTCGGCGGCAACCTCGGCATGCCGGCGCTGGATCTGCTCAGTGACGATGTCGAGCTGTACGTGATGGAGCTGTCCAGCTTTCAGCTCGAAACCACCCACGAACTCAACGCCGAAGTCGCGACCGTGTTGAACGTCAGCGAAGACCACATGGACCGCTACAGCGGCCTGCCGGCCTATCACCTGGCCAAGCACCGGATTTTCCGTGGCGCACGGCAAGTGGTCGTCAATCGTCAGGACGCACTGTCCCGGCCATTGATCGGTGAAGGTCTGCCTTGCTGGACCTTCGGCCTGACCAAGCCGGATTTCAACGGTTTCGGCCTGCGTGAAGAGAACGGTGAAAAGTACCTGGCCTTCCAGTTCGACAACCTGATGCCGGTTCGCGAACTGAAAGTCCGTGGCGCACACAATCAGGCCAATGCCCTGGCCGCGCTGGCACTGGGGCATGCCGTGGGCCTGCCGTTCGACGCCATGCTGAGCAGCCTGCGGGCCTTCACCGGTCTTGAGCATCGCTGCCAGTGGGTGCGCGAGCTGGCAGGTGTTCACTATTACAACGACTCCAAGGCCACCAACGTGGGCGCCGCACTGGCGGCCATCGAAGGCCTGGGTGCGGACATCGCTGGCAAGCTGGTGCTGATCGCCGGTGGCGATGGCAAGGGCGCTGATTTCAGTGGCCTGCGTGCTGCCGTGGCGGCGCATTGCCGTGCCGTGATCCTGCTGGGTCGCGATGCCGAACTGATTGCTCAGGCTCTGGGCGATGCAGCACCGCTGGTGCGTGTCTCCACGCTGGAAGAGTCCGTGCAGCGCAGTGCCGAGCTGGCACAAGAGGGCGATGCGGTATTGCTGTCGCCTGCCTGCGCGAGTCTCGACATGTTCAAGAATTACGAAGAGCGCGGACGTCTGTTCGCCCAGGCAGTGGAGGGCTTGTCATGA
- the murG gene encoding undecaprenyldiphospho-muramoylpentapeptide beta-N-acetylglucosaminyltransferase, with amino-acid sequence MDANVLIMAGGTGGHVFPALACAREFQSRGYKVHWLGTPRGIENELVPQAGLTLHLIDATGLRGKGKLSLLKAPFMLLKALRQARKVVRELKPVCVVGFGGYVTGPGGLAAKLAGVPLVIHEQNAVAGTANRSLSSFASRICEAFPDTFSATAKRRTTGNPVRVELFLETPRQALAGRKARLLVLGGSLGAEPLNKLLPEALALVPEDIRPEVFHQAGKKHDEVTAERYRSAGVEAQVAPFIQNMAQAYAWADLVVCRAGALTISELAAAGLPSFLIPLPYAIDDHQSRNADYLAREGAAFVMPQATTGAAEMAARLKEVLMQPEQLNNMARTARRLARPDATNTVVDVCVEVVNG; translated from the coding sequence ATGGACGCTAACGTGCTGATCATGGCCGGTGGCACCGGCGGGCATGTATTCCCGGCGCTGGCCTGTGCCCGCGAATTCCAGTCGCGTGGCTACAAGGTCCACTGGCTGGGTACGCCGCGTGGTATCGAAAACGAGCTGGTTCCACAGGCCGGGCTGACCCTGCATCTGATCGATGCCACCGGTTTGCGTGGGAAGGGCAAGCTGTCGCTGCTCAAGGCGCCTTTCATGCTGCTCAAGGCATTGCGTCAGGCCCGCAAGGTCGTGCGCGAGCTGAAGCCGGTCTGTGTCGTGGGTTTCGGTGGCTATGTCACAGGTCCCGGCGGGCTGGCTGCGAAGCTGGCGGGCGTGCCCTTGGTCATTCATGAGCAGAACGCCGTGGCCGGTACGGCCAACCGCAGCCTGTCGTCTTTCGCCAGCCGTATCTGCGAGGCGTTCCCGGACACCTTCAGCGCAACGGCCAAGCGTCGTACCACCGGCAACCCGGTGCGGGTCGAGCTTTTTCTTGAAACACCACGTCAGGCACTGGCCGGTCGCAAGGCGCGTCTGCTGGTCCTGGGCGGCAGCCTGGGCGCGGAGCCCCTGAACAAGTTGCTGCCCGAAGCCCTGGCTCTGGTGCCTGAAGACATACGGCCCGAGGTCTTCCATCAGGCCGGCAAGAAACACGATGAAGTCACCGCCGAGCGCTATCGCAGCGCTGGCGTCGAGGCGCAGGTCGCGCCGTTTATCCAGAACATGGCACAGGCCTATGCCTGGGCCGATCTGGTCGTCTGTCGCGCAGGTGCGTTGACCATCAGTGAACTGGCAGCCGCAGGCTTGCCTTCGTTCCTGATACCGCTGCCTTACGCGATCGACGACCACCAGTCTCGTAACGCTGACTATCTGGCTCGCGAAGGCGCAGCCTTTGTCATGCCGCAAGCGACAACTGGCGCCGCCGAGATGGCTGCGCGCCTGAAAGAGGTTTTGATGCAACCCGAACAATTGAACAACATGGCCCGTACCGCCCGCAGGCTGGCCCGGCCAGACGCAACCAACACCGTTGTCGACGTCTGTGTGGAGGTGGTCAATGGTTGA
- a CDS encoding cell division protein FtsQ/DivIB, whose product MYGASARHQPPAPGRKPVPRGASRMVAKEPLSARLPKPGFGFLKGLFWPVLLVVLGFGTYEGAQRLLPYVDRPITRINVQGDLSYISQQAVQQRIAPYVAASFFTIDLAGMRTELEQMPWIAHAEVRRVWPDQVVVRLEEQLPVARWGDEALLNNQGQAFTPRELSNYEHLPQLFGPQRAQQQVMQQYQVLSQMLRPMGFSIARLELRERGSWFLTTGAGNAGPGIELLLGRDHLVEKMRRFIAIYEKTLKEQITNIARIDLRYSNGLAVGWREQVAPTADKPAVAKN is encoded by the coding sequence ATGTACGGCGCGTCGGCACGTCATCAGCCACCTGCTCCTGGCCGCAAGCCAGTGCCGCGTGGCGCCAGTCGGATGGTGGCCAAGGAGCCATTGTCGGCGCGACTGCCCAAGCCGGGATTCGGTTTCCTGAAAGGGCTGTTCTGGCCGGTGCTGCTGGTGGTGCTGGGTTTCGGTACGTACGAAGGTGCGCAGCGTCTGCTGCCCTATGTAGACCGTCCGATCACCCGCATCAACGTGCAGGGCGACCTGAGCTACATCAGTCAGCAGGCGGTGCAGCAGCGAATCGCGCCTTATGTGGCGGCGAGCTTCTTCACCATCGATCTGGCCGGTATGCGTACCGAACTGGAGCAGATGCCCTGGATCGCCCATGCCGAAGTACGGCGCGTATGGCCGGATCAGGTCGTGGTTCGACTGGAAGAGCAACTGCCCGTTGCCCGCTGGGGAGACGAAGCGCTGTTGAACAACCAGGGACAGGCTTTCACACCGCGTGAACTGTCCAACTATGAACACCTTCCCCAGTTGTTCGGCCCACAGCGGGCTCAACAACAGGTGATGCAGCAGTACCAGGTGTTGAGTCAGATGTTGCGCCCCATGGGGTTTTCCATCGCACGCCTGGAGTTACGTGAGCGTGGCAGTTGGTTCCTGACCACCGGTGCCGGCAATGCCGGTCCGGGTATCGAGTTGTTGCTGGGACGCGATCATCTTGTGGAAAAAATGCGCCGCTTCATCGCGATTTACGAAAAAACGCTTAAAGAACAAATCACGAATATTGCGCGCATCGACCTGCGTTACTCCAACGGCCTTGCGGTTGGTTGGCGTGAACAGGTAGCGCCCACAGCGGACAAGCCCGCTGTCGCGAAGAATTGA
- the ftsW gene encoding putative lipid II flippase FtsW, translating into MIFGVIKPYPSPLISGRGIDLDFPMLAGCLALLGLGLVMITSASSEVAAVQSGNTLYMMTRHLIYLLIGLGACGATMMVPVATWQRMGWLMLIGAFGLLLLVLVPGIGREVNGSMRWIGFGAFNVQPSEIAKVFVVIFLAGYLIRRQQEVRESWMGFFKPFIVLLPMAGLLLMEPDFGATVVMMGSAAAMLFLGGVGLFRFSLMVVLAVVSVVVLVQAQPYRMARLTNFTDPWADQFGSGYQLTQALIAFGRGEWFGVGLGNSVQKQFYLPEAHTDFVFSVLAEELGVIGSLLTVALFLFVSIRGMYIGMWAERAKQFFGAYVAYGLSFLWIGQFLINIGVNVGLLPTKGLTLPFLSYGGSSLVICCASLGLLLRIEWESRNNMGSEETEFKESDFAEEPPHGR; encoded by the coding sequence ATGATCTTTGGCGTGATCAAGCCTTATCCGTCGCCGCTGATCAGCGGCCGTGGCATAGACCTCGATTTCCCGATGCTGGCTGGTTGCCTGGCATTGCTGGGTCTTGGTCTGGTGATGATTACCTCCGCATCGTCGGAAGTGGCCGCTGTGCAGTCGGGCAACACGCTGTACATGATGACCCGTCACCTTATCTATCTGTTGATCGGCCTGGGCGCCTGCGGCGCGACCATGATGGTGCCGGTCGCTACCTGGCAGCGCATGGGCTGGCTGATGCTGATCGGCGCCTTCGGTCTGCTGTTGCTGGTGCTCGTGCCGGGCATCGGTCGCGAGGTCAACGGATCGATGCGCTGGATCGGCTTCGGCGCGTTCAACGTGCAGCCTTCCGAAATCGCCAAGGTCTTTGTGGTGATCTTCCTGGCGGGTTATCTGATTCGTCGTCAGCAGGAAGTCCGTGAAAGCTGGATGGGCTTCTTCAAGCCGTTCATCGTGCTGCTGCCCATGGCGGGCCTGCTGCTGATGGAGCCTGACTTCGGAGCCACGGTCGTGATGATGGGCTCGGCGGCTGCCATGCTCTTCCTCGGCGGCGTCGGCCTGTTCCGTTTCTCCCTGATGGTGGTGCTGGCAGTGGTTTCCGTGGTGGTGCTGGTTCAGGCACAGCCTTACCGGATGGCGCGTCTGACCAACTTCACCGACCCGTGGGCGGACCAGTTCGGTTCCGGCTATCAGTTGACCCAGGCGCTGATCGCATTCGGTCGCGGCGAATGGTTCGGCGTCGGTCTGGGCAACAGTGTCCAGAAACAGTTCTATCTGCCGGAAGCTCATACCGACTTCGTGTTCTCGGTGCTTGCTGAAGAGCTGGGTGTCATCGGGTCTTTGCTCACGGTCGCCTTGTTCCTGTTCGTCAGTATTCGTGGCATGTACATAGGTATGTGGGCAGAAAGGGCCAAACAGTTCTTCGGCGCCTACGTTGCTTATGGTCTTTCTTTCCTGTGGATCGGCCAGTTCCTGATCAACATCGGGGTAAACGTCGGCCTGCTGCCGACCAAGGGCCTGACCTTGCCATTCCTCAGCTACGGCGGCAGTTCGCTTGTGATCTGCTGTGCGAGCCTCGGGCTGTTGCTGCGCATCGAGTGGGAATCGCGCAACAACATGGGCAGCGAAGAAACCGAATTCAAAGAGAGCGACTTCGCCGAGGAGCCGCCCCATGGACGCTAA
- the ftsZ gene encoding cell division protein FtsZ, with translation MFELVDNVPQSPVIKVIGVGGGGGNAVNHMVKSNIEGVEFICANTDAQALKNIGARTILQLGTGVTKGLGAGANPEVGRQAALEDRERIAEVLQGTNMVFITTGMGGGTGTGAAPIIAEVAKELGILTVAVVTRPFPFEGRKRMQIADEGIRMLSESVDSLITIPNEKLLTILGKDASLLSAFAKADDVLAGAVRGISDIIKRPGMINVDFADVRTVMSEMGMAMMGTGCASGPNRAREATEAAIRNPLLEDVNLQGARGILVNITAGPDLSLGEYSDVGSIIEAFASEHAMVKVGTVIDPDMRDELHVTVVATGLGAKIEKPVKVIDNTLQAVQQAAAQPAAARQEAPSVNYRDLDRPTVMRNQAHASATAAAKMNPNDDLDYLDIPAFLRRQAD, from the coding sequence ATGTTCGAACTCGTAGACAACGTCCCGCAGAGCCCGGTAATCAAGGTTATCGGTGTGGGTGGTGGTGGTGGCAACGCTGTCAATCACATGGTCAAGAGCAACATCGAAGGCGTGGAATTCATCTGCGCCAACACTGATGCTCAGGCACTGAAAAACATTGGCGCACGCACCATCCTGCAATTGGGTACTGGCGTGACCAAAGGTCTTGGCGCTGGCGCCAACCCTGAAGTCGGTCGTCAGGCGGCACTGGAAGACCGTGAGCGCATTGCAGAAGTCCTGCAAGGCACCAACATGGTATTCATCACCACGGGCATGGGCGGCGGTACCGGTACCGGTGCAGCTCCGATCATTGCCGAAGTGGCCAAGGAGCTGGGCATCCTCACGGTTGCGGTCGTGACTCGTCCGTTCCCGTTCGAAGGCCGAAAGCGCATGCAGATCGCCGATGAAGGCATCCGTATGTTGTCTGAAAGCGTCGACTCGTTGATCACCATTCCCAACGAGAAGCTGCTGACCATCCTGGGTAAAGACGCCAGCCTGCTGTCGGCTTTCGCCAAGGCTGACGATGTTCTGGCCGGTGCCGTTCGCGGTATCTCCGACATCATCAAGCGTCCAGGCATGATCAACGTCGACTTCGCCGACGTCCGTACCGTGATGAGCGAAATGGGCATGGCGATGATGGGTACCGGCTGCGCCAGCGGTCCGAATCGTGCGCGTGAAGCGACCGAAGCGGCCATTCGCAACCCGTTGCTCGAAGACGTCAACCTGCAGGGCGCACGTGGCATCCTGGTCAACATCACCGCCGGTCCTGACCTGTCCCTGGGTGAGTACTCCGACGTGGGTAGCATCATTGAAGCGTTCGCTTCCGAGCACGCGATGGTCAAGGTCGGTACCGTTATCGATCCGGACATGCGTGACGAGTTGCACGTGACCGTGGTTGCAACTGGCCTGGGCGCGAAAATCGAGAAGCCTGTGAAGGTTATCGACAACACCCTGCAAGCTGTCCAGCAGGCCGCAGCTCAACCTGCAGCAGCTCGTCAGGAAGCTCCATCGGTTAACTACCGTGATCTGGACCGTCCGACCGTCATGCGTAACCAGGCTCATGCAAGCGCCACTGCAGCGGCCAAGATGAACCCTAACGATGATCTTGACTACCTGGACATCCCGGCTTTCCTGCGTCGTCAGGCCGATTGA
- the mraY gene encoding phospho-N-acetylmuramoyl-pentapeptide-transferase produces the protein MLLLLAEFLQQFHKGFAVFQYLTLRGILGVLTALTLSLWLGPWMIRTLQMRQIGQAVRNDGPQSHLSKSGTPTMGGALILSSIAISTLLWADLSNRYVWVVLLVTLLFGGIGWVDDYRKVIEKNSRGLPSRWKYFWQSVFGLCAAIFLYTTAPSATETTLIVPMLKDVRIQLGMVGFIVLTYFVIVGSSNAVNLTDGLDGLAIMPTVMVGGALGIFCYLSGNVKFAEYLLIPYVPGAGELIVFSGALIGAGLGFLWFNTYPAQVFMGDVGALALGAALGTMAVIVRQEFVLFIMGGVFVMETLSVVIQVASFKLTGRRVFRMAPIHHHFELKGWPEPRVIVRFWIITVILVLVGLATLKLR, from the coding sequence ATGCTGCTGCTGTTGGCCGAGTTTTTACAACAGTTCCATAAAGGCTTTGCGGTCTTCCAATACCTGACTCTGCGCGGGATTCTCGGCGTGCTCACAGCCTTGACCCTTTCGCTTTGGCTGGGGCCGTGGATGATTCGTACCCTGCAAATGCGCCAGATCGGCCAGGCCGTGCGTAACGACGGCCCGCAATCGCATCTTTCCAAGTCCGGCACCCCGACCATGGGCGGTGCCTTGATCCTGTCGTCCATCGCTATCAGTACCTTGCTGTGGGCTGACTTGAGCAACCGTTATGTGTGGGTGGTCCTGCTCGTCACGCTGCTGTTCGGTGGCATCGGCTGGGTCGATGACTATCGCAAGGTGATCGAGAAGAACTCCCGCGGCTTGCCAAGCCGCTGGAAGTATTTCTGGCAGTCGGTGTTCGGCCTGTGCGCTGCGATCTTCCTTTATACGACTGCGCCGTCGGCAACCGAGACAACCCTGATCGTGCCGATGCTCAAGGATGTACGCATCCAGTTGGGCATGGTCGGTTTCATCGTATTGACCTACTTCGTCATCGTCGGCTCCAGCAACGCAGTGAACCTGACTGACGGCCTGGACGGTCTGGCAATCATGCCGACCGTGATGGTCGGTGGTGCGCTGGGTATTTTCTGCTACCTGTCGGGTAACGTGAAGTTCGCCGAATACCTGCTGATTCCCTATGTACCGGGCGCGGGTGAGCTGATTGTGTTCTCCGGCGCGCTGATTGGCGCGGGGCTCGGATTCCTCTGGTTCAACACTTATCCGGCCCAGGTGTTCATGGGCGACGTCGGTGCGCTGGCGCTGGGCGCCGCACTGGGCACCATGGCGGTGATCGTCCGTCAGGAGTTCGTCCTGTTCATCATGGGCGGCGTGTTCGTGATGGAAACCCTTTCAGTGGTCATTCAGGTTGCGTCATTCAAACTGACCGGTCGCCGCGTGTTCCGCATGGCGCCCATCCACCACCACTTTGAACTCAAGGGCTGGCCTGAGCCGCGTGTGATCGTCCGTTTCTGGATCATCACCGTGATTCTGGTGCTGGTTGGCCTTGCAACGCTGAAACTGAGGTAG
- the ftsA gene encoding cell division protein FtsA: MANVQSGKMIVGLDIGTSKVVALVGEVAADGSLEIVGIGTHPSRGLKKGVVVNIESTVQSIQRAVEEAQLMAGCRIHSAFVGVAGNHIRSLNSHGIVAIRDREVSSADLERVLDAAQAVAIPADQRVLHTLPQDYVIDNQEGVREPLGMSGVRLEAKVHVVTCAVNAAQNIEKCVRRCGLEVDDIILEQLASAYSVLTDDEKELGVCLVDIGGGTTDIAIFTEGAIRHTAVIPIAGDQVTNDIAMALRTPTQYAEEIKIRYACALAKLAGAGETIKVPSVGDRPPRELSRQALAEVVEPRYDELFTLIQAELRRSGYEDLIPAGIVLTGGTSKMEGAVELAEEIFHMPVRLGVPHSVKGLADVVRNPIYSTGVGLLQYGLQKQSDGISLSGLGNSSSYGDEPKAPVLERVKRWFQGNF; encoded by the coding sequence ATGGCAAATGTGCAAAGCGGCAAAATGATCGTCGGGCTGGATATCGGTACCTCCAAGGTGGTGGCACTGGTAGGCGAAGTCGCGGCCGATGGCTCGCTGGAAATCGTGGGTATCGGTACCCATCCATCCCGTGGCCTGAAAAAGGGCGTGGTGGTGAATATCGAATCGACCGTGCAATCGATCCAGCGCGCCGTCGAAGAAGCGCAACTGATGGCGGGCTGCCGTATCCACTCGGCGTTCGTCGGCGTGGCGGGCAACCATATTCGCAGCCTGAACTCCCACGGCATCGTGGCGATTCGTGATCGCGAAGTCAGCTCCGCGGATCTGGAGCGTGTGCTCGATGCCGCGCAGGCGGTTGCCATTCCTGCCGATCAGCGCGTCCTGCACACCTTGCCTCAGGATTACGTGATCGATAACCAGGAAGGTGTGCGCGAGCCGCTGGGCATGTCCGGCGTGCGTCTGGAAGCCAAGGTGCACGTGGTGACCTGCGCAGTGAACGCTGCCCAGAACATCGAGAAGTGCGTACGCCGCTGCGGCCTGGAAGTCGACGACATCATTCTCGAGCAACTGGCTTCGGCCTATTCGGTACTGACCGATGACGAGAAAGAGCTGGGCGTGTGCCTGGTGGACATCGGTGGTGGCACCACGGATATCGCGATCTTCACCGAAGGCGCCATTCGTCACACCGCCGTGATCCCGATTGCCGGTGATCAGGTCACCAACGACATCGCCATGGCGCTGCGTACACCGACCCAGTACGCCGAAGAAATCAAGATTCGCTACGCCTGCGCCCTGGCCAAACTGGCCGGTGCCGGTGAAACCATCAAGGTACCGAGCGTGGGCGACCGTCCACCTCGCGAGCTGTCGCGTCAGGCCCTGGCCGAAGTGGTCGAACCTCGTTACGACGAGCTGTTCACCCTGATCCAGGCCGAACTGCGCCGCAGCGGTTACGAAGATCTTATCCCGGCCGGCATCGTGCTGACCGGTGGTACGTCGAAAATGGAAGGTGCGGTCGAACTGGCCGAGGAAATCTTCCACATGCCGGTACGCCTCGGCGTGCCGCATAGCGTCAAAGGGCTCGCTGATGTCGTGCGCAACCCGATCTACTCGACGGGCGTAGGCCTGTTGCAGTACGGGCTGCAAAAACAGTCGGACGGCATCTCGCTGTCCGGTCTGGGCAACAGCAGTAGCTACGGCGACGAACCCAAGGCCCCAGTGCTTGAGCGCGTCAAGCGCTGGTTCCAGGGCAATTTCTGA
- a CDS encoding D-alanine--D-alanine ligase → MTVTSQSSLRSTLEPKSFGRVAVLFGGKSAEREVSLKSGRAVLDALLSAGVDAFGIDVGDDFLQRLVSERIDRAFIVLHGRGGEDGTMQGLLECLQIPYTGSGVLASALAMDKLRTKQVWQSLGLATPLHAVLGSEADCISAATELGFPLIVKPAHEGSSIGMAKVTGVDELIAAWKAASTYDSQVLVEQWIQGPEFTIACLRGEILPPIGLGTPHSFYDYDAKYLASDTQYRIPCGLSDAREQELKQLTARACEAIGIAGWARTDVMQDEQGKFWLLEVNTVPGMTDHSLVPMAARAAGLDFQQLVLAILADSVQVRG, encoded by the coding sequence ATGACAGTGACTTCGCAATCTTCCCTGCGCTCGACCCTTGAACCGAAAAGTTTCGGCCGCGTTGCCGTGCTCTTCGGTGGCAAGAGTGCTGAGCGGGAGGTTTCGTTGAAGTCGGGGCGAGCGGTGCTGGATGCCTTGCTCAGCGCTGGCGTGGATGCGTTCGGCATCGATGTGGGCGATGACTTCCTGCAACGGCTGGTCAGCGAAAGGATCGACCGCGCCTTTATCGTCCTGCATGGTCGTGGCGGCGAAGACGGCACGATGCAGGGCCTGCTGGAATGCCTGCAAATCCCTTACACCGGCAGCGGTGTACTGGCTTCTGCACTGGCCATGGACAAGTTGCGCACCAAGCAGGTCTGGCAAAGTCTCGGGCTGGCGACTCCGCTGCATGCGGTTCTGGGCAGTGAGGCCGACTGTATTTCTGCTGCGACGGAACTGGGCTTCCCTTTGATCGTCAAACCGGCCCATGAAGGTTCAAGTATCGGTATGGCGAAGGTGACCGGCGTCGACGAATTGATCGCCGCATGGAAAGCCGCCAGTACCTACGATTCACAAGTTTTGGTCGAACAATGGATTCAGGGTCCTGAGTTCACGATCGCCTGCCTGCGTGGCGAAATATTGCCGCCCATCGGCCTGGGCACTCCTCACAGTTTCTACGATTACGACGCCAAGTACCTGGCTTCCGATACCCAGTACCGGATTCCGTGCGGGCTCAGTGATGCCAGGGAACAGGAACTCAAACAACTGACAGCACGTGCTTGCGAAGCCATCGGCATTGCAGGCTGGGCGCGCACGGATGTCATGCAGGATGAGCAAGGCAAGTTCTGGCTGCTGGAAGTCAACACCGTGCCAGGCATGACCGATCACAGTCTGGTCCCCATGGCGGCTCGTGCTGCAGGGCTGGACTTCCAGCAACTGGTGTTGGCGATTCTGGCCGACAGCGTTCAGGTGAGAGGTTAA
- the murC gene encoding UDP-N-acetylmuramate--L-alanine ligase, whose amino-acid sequence MVESQRAMPQPEMRRIRRIHFVGIGGVGMCGIAEVLLNLGYEVSGSDLKNSAVTERLKSFGAHIFIGHLAENAVGADVLVVSSAVNTSNPEVATALERRIPVVPRAEMLAELMRYRHGIAVAGTHGKTTTTSLIASVFAAGGLDPTFVIGGRLNAAGTNAQLGTSRYLIAEADESDASFLHLQPLVAVVTNIDADHMATYEGDFNKLKKTFVEFLHNLPFYGLAVMCVDDPVVREILPLVKRPTLTYGFSETADVRAINVRQDGMLTFFTVLRRDREPLDVSVNMPGNHNVLNSLATIAIATDEGVSDEAIVQGLSGFQGVGRRFQVYGELPVEGGNVMLVDDYGHHPREVAAVINAVRGGWPDRRLVMVYQPHRFSRTRDLYDDFVQVLADANVLLLMEVYPAGEEPIPGADSRNLCHSIRQRGQLDPIYIERGVELAPLVKPLLRAGDILLCQGAGDIGGLAPQLLKSPLFAGAVIASTEGKLK is encoded by the coding sequence ATGGTTGAGAGTCAACGTGCCATGCCTCAGCCTGAAATGCGCCGTATTCGCCGCATCCACTTCGTCGGTATCGGCGGTGTGGGTATGTGCGGTATCGCCGAAGTACTGCTGAACCTCGGCTATGAAGTCTCGGGCTCTGACCTGAAGAACTCGGCCGTGACCGAACGTCTGAAATCCTTCGGCGCACACATTTTCATCGGTCACCTTGCCGAGAACGCCGTCGGTGCCGACGTACTGGTGGTTTCCAGCGCCGTAAACACCTCCAACCCGGAAGTCGCGACAGCCCTTGAGCGTCGTATTCCCGTGGTGCCACGTGCCGAGATGCTGGCCGAACTGATGCGCTATCGCCATGGCATCGCCGTCGCCGGTACCCACGGCAAGACCACGACTACCAGCCTGATCGCTTCGGTGTTTGCGGCCGGTGGCCTGGACCCGACGTTCGTGATCGGTGGCCGTCTCAACGCTGCCGGTACCAACGCACAGTTGGGCACCAGCCGTTACCTGATTGCCGAGGCCGATGAAAGCGACGCCAGCTTCCTGCACCTGCAGCCGCTGGTCGCAGTCGTTACCAACATCGACGCCGATCACATGGCCACTTACGAAGGCGACTTCAACAAGCTGAAGAAGACCTTCGTCGAGTTCCTGCACAACCTGCCGTTCTACGGTCTGGCGGTGATGTGCGTCGATGATCCGGTGGTGCGTGAAATCCTGCCACTGGTCAAGCGTCCGACCCTGACCTACGGCTTCAGCGAAACCGCCGATGTGCGTGCGATCAACGTGCGCCAGGACGGCATGCTGACGTTCTTCACCGTGTTGCGTCGCGACCGCGAGCCGCTGGATGTGTCGGTGAACATGCCGGGCAACCATAACGTGCTCAACTCGCTGGCAACCATCGCCATCGCCACTGACGAAGGCGTCAGCGACGAAGCCATCGTCCAGGGCCTGTCGGGCTTCCAGGGCGTTGGTCGCCGCTTCCAGGTTTATGGCGAACTGCCCGTCGAAGGCGGCAACGTGATGCTGGTGGACGACTACGGTCACCACCCGCGTGAAGTGGCTGCGGTCATCAATGCCGTGCGTGGCGGCTGGCCGGATCGTCGTCTGGTCATGGTCTATCAGCCACACCGTTTCAGTCGTACCCGTGACCTGTATGACGATTTCGTGCAGGTGCTGGCCGATGCCAACGTGCTGTTGCTGATGGAAGTCTACCCGGCAGGCGAAGAGCCGATTCCCGGTGCCGACAGCCGCAACCTGTGCCACAGCATCCGTCAGCGCGGGCAACTGGACCCGATCTACATCGAGCGCGGTGTCGAGCTGGCGCCGCTGGTCAAGCCGCTGCTGCGCGCCGGTGACATCCTGCTGTGCCAGGGTGCCGGAGATATCGGTGGCCTGGCTCCGCAATTGCTCAAGAGCCCGTTGTTCGCCGGTGCCGTCATTGCTTCAACCGAAGGGAAGCTCAAATGA